A window of Lagopus muta isolate bLagMut1 chromosome 14, bLagMut1 primary, whole genome shotgun sequence contains these coding sequences:
- the GRXCR2 gene encoding glutaredoxin domain-containing cysteine-rich protein 2: MEELQQNPGQRPRKVRFRISSACSGRVLKQVYEDGQALEPPAVEQSRRLRHSFEPGVPPDGPAPGPPQSSGCGGDGSGPGCPPAGSGLYGASPVIDFGQIIIYTNNLKIIRAPMDQRELMRRIIQTEGVSDWAFVYRERRERIGAGHKKDVEKKAVCSQYMQERGAERTCSQCKGSGCAPCSLCHGSKFSMLANRFKESYRALRCPACNESGVQPCQVCAA, translated from the exons ATGGAGGAGCTCCAGCAGAACCCCGGGCAGCGGCCCCGCAAAGTGCGCTTCCGAATCTCGTCGGCGTGCAGCGGCCGCGTGCTGAAGCAGGTCTACGAGGACGGGCAGGCGTTGGAGCCGCCGGCCGTGGAGCAATCCCGGCGGCTGCGGCACAGCTTTGAGCCCGGGGTGCCGCCCGACGGCCCCGCGCCGGGACCCCCGCAGAGCAGCGGCTGCGGGGGGGATGGGAGCGGCCCCGGCTGCCCCCCCGCCGGCAGCGGGCTCTATGGG GCTTCCCCAGTTATTGACTTTGGTCAGATCATCATCTACACCAACAACCTGAAAATCATCCGTGCGCCGATGGACCAGAGAGAGCTCATGAGAAGGATCATCCAGACAGAGGGGGTGAGCGACTGGGCCTTTGTGtacagggagaggagagaaagaattgGTGCTGGGCATAAAAAGGATGTGGAAAAGAAGGCTGTCTGCAGCCAGTACATGCAG GAAAGAGGTGCTGAGCGCACTTGCTCCCAGTGTAAAGGATCAGGCTGTGCTCCTTGCTCGCTGTGCCATGGCAGCAAGTTTTCGATGCTGGCAAACAGATTCAAGGAGTCCTACAGGGCTCTGCGCTGCCCAGCCTGCAACGAGAGCGGCGTGCAGCCCTGCCAGGTCTGCGCTGCGTGA